A genome region from Thermococcus gorgonarius includes the following:
- a CDS encoding V-type ATP synthase subunit I domain-containing protein: protein MVMRLKLEQAIKRYELLRKQREAELERLRSEYLDRVREIIGEILRILDGLEKKEPPKDVDSHLLRVALRERDAYVSTLRRILGGITAMDELERKLGEISKLHVGHGRYLIVLFKKDVYRVNGLLKELGEIYGEYSLKIREKGLPDLDVARLIAEMEEVRKEISSMEQRLDELSRLREELEGGRSSESPELEGLVGEKNALEVRLRTLQTEVRSKASKLQKPLKRMRIPEAAPFIKDTSHVLQKPEEFLELVRRVYLSLDKKAKKAADWLLQNLLSKVQEITEIEKQIGLITSQVESARGSMKASEESLKTTEEEIKRIEYELRKLRNRLSSIEDELEREVLVLERILGEKIER from the coding sequence ATGGTGATGAGATTGAAACTGGAGCAGGCGATCAAGAGGTACGAATTGCTCAGGAAGCAACGTGAAGCCGAGCTTGAGAGGTTGAGAAGTGAATACCTTGACCGGGTGCGTGAAATAATCGGTGAGATCCTACGCATCCTGGATGGGCTTGAGAAAAAAGAGCCGCCAAAGGACGTTGACTCCCACCTGCTCAGGGTGGCCCTCAGGGAGAGGGACGCCTACGTATCAACCCTTAGGCGGATCCTTGGCGGCATTACAGCTATGGACGAGCTTGAACGAAAGCTGGGGGAGATCTCCAAACTCCATGTTGGGCACGGGAGATACCTGATAGTCCTCTTCAAGAAGGACGTCTACCGCGTTAACGGTCTCTTAAAGGAGCTCGGGGAAATCTATGGAGAATACTCCCTGAAAATCCGGGAGAAAGGGCTTCCGGATCTTGACGTTGCCAGGCTCATCGCGGAAATGGAGGAGGTCAGGAAGGAGATCTCCAGTATGGAACAGAGACTCGACGAGCTCTCTCGGTTGAGGGAAGAGCTTGAGGGTGGGAGATCCTCTGAATCTCCAGAACTGGAAGGGCTAGTTGGGGAAAAGAACGCCCTTGAGGTGAGGCTGAGAACCCTCCAGACCGAGGTACGATCAAAGGCCTCAAAGCTTCAGAAACCCCTGAAAAGGATGCGCATTCCGGAAGCTGCCCCATTCATCAAGGACACCTCCCACGTCCTCCAGAAGCCGGAGGAGTTCCTGGAACTGGTCAGAAGGGTTTATCTCTCTCTTGATAAGAAGGCGAAGAAAGCCGCGGACTGGCTGCTCCAGAACCTTCTCAGCAAGGTTCAAGAGATAACGGAAATCGAAAAACAGATCGGCCTCATTACCTCCCAGGTCGAATCGGCTAGGGGATCTATGAAAGCCAGTGAGGAATCACTCAAGACGACTGAGGAGGAGATTAAAAGGATTGAGTATGAGCTCCGGAAACTCCGCAACCGCCTTTCCTCGATCGAGGATGAACTGGAAAGGGAAGTTCTGGTTCTTGAGAGGATCTTAGGTGAGAAAATCGAGCGGTAG
- a CDS encoding DUF373 family protein, whose amino-acid sequence MKVLVLAIDRDDDFGKKAGVKGPVIGKGKCIDAALKLSLADPEDSDANVVYAAVKLYDELKKSGEFEDVEVALITGHPEVGVKSDLELARQLDEVLKKFPADGVIPVTDGAEDEQVFPILSSRLPIVSSKRVVVKQNETIETTYYVIYRYIKEILSDPEASKVFLGIPGLIFLLYGVGKLLSVSYPQSMNIISNIVAGVILLFIGGYAFTKGFRIQIFRALVNEFIQVIFGVSGLLIIIAGMINAYVNIDSYAIELLGKVPEPGLIKLILYIHSINTTIIIGIAVVLVGRIVQAYLKKDPHIWYNIAGLLILPTFWIIVDVTSRYALSVINFHSLATVIEISAAFVDVIFSVMISTFIRRYSIRWANGDEIETGAGDQEVRIAQEAT is encoded by the coding sequence ATGAAGGTTCTTGTGCTGGCCATCGATAGGGATGATGACTTCGGTAAGAAGGCCGGTGTTAAGGGACCGGTTATTGGAAAGGGTAAATGTATAGACGCCGCCCTAAAGCTGAGCCTTGCTGACCCCGAAGACAGCGATGCGAACGTTGTCTATGCCGCCGTCAAGCTCTACGATGAGCTCAAGAAGAGCGGTGAGTTCGAAGACGTTGAGGTTGCCCTGATAACTGGTCATCCAGAAGTTGGGGTTAAAAGTGATCTAGAGCTTGCCAGGCAGCTTGACGAGGTTTTGAAAAAGTTTCCGGCCGATGGTGTCATACCCGTGACCGACGGAGCCGAGGACGAGCAGGTGTTCCCGATTTTATCCTCCCGGTTACCCATTGTGAGCTCCAAGAGGGTGGTTGTCAAACAGAACGAGACGATTGAGACTACCTATTACGTTATCTACCGCTACATCAAGGAGATTCTAAGCGACCCCGAGGCTTCAAAGGTCTTCCTTGGAATTCCCGGCCTGATCTTCCTCCTCTACGGTGTGGGGAAGCTCCTTTCTGTCAGCTATCCCCAGAGCATGAACATAATATCAAACATCGTTGCTGGCGTCATCCTCCTCTTCATAGGAGGCTACGCCTTTACCAAGGGCTTTAGGATTCAGATCTTCAGGGCCCTAGTCAATGAGTTTATTCAGGTAATCTTTGGTGTTTCAGGCCTCTTAATAATCATAGCCGGAATGATAAACGCCTACGTGAATATAGACTCCTACGCAATCGAGTTGCTCGGCAAAGTTCCCGAACCGGGCCTCATAAAGCTGATCCTGTACATCCACTCGATCAATACCACCATCATCATTGGCATAGCCGTTGTCCTTGTTGGCCGTATTGTTCAGGCCTACTTGAAAAAAGACCCCCACATATGGTACAACATTGCCGGGCTGCTGATATTGCCAACGTTCTGGATAATAGTGGACGTTACGAGCCGCTACGCTCTCTCCGTGATAAACTTCCACTCCCTCGCAACTGTCATTGAGATCTCGGCGGCGTTTGTGGACGTTATCTTCAGCGTGATGATCTCAACGTTTATTAGGAGGTATTCTATCCGCTGGGCGAATGGTGATGAGATTGAAACTGGAGCAGGCGATCAAGAGGTACGAATTGCTCAGGAAGCAACGTGA
- a CDS encoding MTH1187 family thiamine-binding protein, translating to MVIVEFAIVPLGERSLSRYVAEVVKLLERKGVKYQLTPMSTIIEVPTVGDAFEIIKEAHELMFTLGAQRVSTTIRIDDRRDRPVRMEDKVRSVMEKVHGG from the coding sequence TTGGTCATCGTTGAGTTCGCGATTGTTCCTTTGGGCGAGAGGAGTCTGAGCCGGTACGTTGCAGAAGTAGTAAAGCTTTTAGAGAGGAAGGGTGTTAAATATCAACTGACACCCATGTCAACGATAATTGAGGTTCCAACGGTTGGGGATGCATTCGAGATAATAAAAGAGGCGCACGAGCTGATGTTTACGCTGGGAGCACAGAGGGTATCAACAACTATACGGATTGACGACAGGCGGGACAGACCAGTCCGGATGGAGGACAAAGTTAGGTCGGTAATGGAGAAGGTTCACGGGGGGTAG
- a CDS encoding TIGR00296 family protein has protein sequence MYRIKDEWGEFLVRLARKAVEEYVRHGKVIQPPKDTPPELWEKMGVFVTLNRHNVPPQAALRGCIGFPLPIYPLVEATIKAAIYAAVDDPRFPPVRESELDDLVVEVSVLTPPEPVEGPPEERPKKIKVGRDGLLIEKGIYSGLLLPQVPIEWGWDEEEFLAQTCWKAGLPPDCWLDEDTKVYRFTAEIFEEEYPRGPVRRKPLV, from the coding sequence GTGTACAGGATAAAGGATGAATGGGGTGAGTTCCTCGTCAGGCTCGCGAGGAAGGCCGTCGAGGAGTACGTGAGACACGGGAAGGTTATACAACCTCCCAAGGACACACCGCCCGAGCTGTGGGAGAAGATGGGCGTCTTCGTCACCCTCAACAGGCATAACGTTCCGCCTCAGGCCGCCCTTCGTGGCTGCATAGGCTTCCCGCTCCCGATTTACCCGTTGGTTGAGGCGACGATAAAGGCGGCCATCTATGCCGCCGTTGACGACCCGCGCTTCCCGCCGGTGAGGGAGAGCGAGCTTGATGACCTTGTCGTTGAGGTAAGCGTCCTCACACCGCCAGAACCCGTTGAAGGCCCGCCCGAGGAGAGGCCAAAGAAGATAAAGGTCGGCAGGGATGGGTTGCTCATCGAGAAGGGCATCTACTCGGGCTTACTGCTCCCGCAGGTTCCGATAGAGTGGGGCTGGGACGAGGAGGAGTTTTTGGCGCAGACCTGCTGGAAAGCCGGCTTGCCGCCAGACTGCTGGCTCGATGAGGACACGAAGGTCTACCGCTTTACCGCAGAGATATTCGAGGAAGAATACCCAAGGGGGCCGGTGAGGAGGAAGCCGCTGGTTTAA